One Sediminicola sp. YIK13 DNA segment encodes these proteins:
- a CDS encoding immunoglobulin domain-containing protein, with the protein MNCQLFAAYLPVRLKTLILGVFLLFMGSTLMAQVTGDYRSKATGNWSSAATWQIYNGSAWINATSYPGQNSNVGTVTIGSSNTVTLNVNITAYTINKLIIGDRTGGNDTLSLPNNGSFQVNIMQVSVESDGILSWVKNADLYLPEGSQIYNNGGQIETDKGCNASQNIFIGSEKFSNCNGNGGVDYSFDDIESALPPPTSNGDITECENDPIQTLTASATPPSGAYVEWFTASSGGTPVSPTLNTVGNVTYYGESVDNSNSSRRSLFRTAVTLTIRPRPTITVTSAPNCVFRLFQPTTYQLEVTVSSGSVTSTAGTVTNTAGNRWAITDVPNGTNIVVTVTASNGCTSQLPVTAPNCSCPVVNAPTSGGNRAYCVGDPVPSISASVGLGETVDWYNAPSGGTLLLMGNTTYTPAGPGTYYAEARNTTTNCLSGARTAITVTRDTPSTASIGPDQSIFTGGNAIFTVTTTNADTYQWQVSIDGGTVFSNIANGSEYAGTQSTAMTVMNAGVNKNGYRYRVLASRSGSGCPPTNSASALLTVKVKTVITNRRITHRVKKN; encoded by the coding sequence ATGAATTGTCAATTATTTGCAGCCTATCTTCCGGTTAGATTGAAAACACTCATTTTGGGTGTTTTTCTCTTGTTTATGGGTAGCACCTTAATGGCGCAGGTAACTGGTGATTATAGATCTAAAGCCACTGGTAACTGGAGCAGCGCTGCCACTTGGCAGATCTATAATGGATCCGCATGGATAAATGCGACTTCGTACCCAGGTCAAAACAGTAATGTAGGAACTGTGACCATTGGGAGTAGCAATACGGTCACCCTGAATGTAAACATTACTGCTTATACTATAAATAAGCTTATTATCGGTGATAGAACTGGGGGAAACGACACGCTTTCTTTGCCAAATAATGGTAGTTTTCAGGTTAACATAATGCAAGTATCGGTAGAGAGCGATGGTATTTTATCATGGGTTAAAAACGCAGATTTGTATTTGCCCGAGGGTTCCCAGATTTACAATAATGGAGGTCAGATTGAAACGGATAAGGGGTGTAATGCCTCCCAGAATATTTTTATTGGATCAGAAAAATTTTCAAACTGTAATGGAAATGGAGGAGTCGATTATTCTTTTGATGATATTGAGTCGGCACTTCCTCCTCCAACAAGCAATGGGGATATTACCGAATGTGAAAATGACCCTATTCAAACCCTGACAGCATCTGCAACCCCTCCTTCCGGTGCTTATGTAGAATGGTTTACAGCCTCCAGTGGTGGTACTCCAGTTTCTCCCACACTTAATACGGTAGGGAATGTTACCTACTATGGAGAAAGTGTAGATAATTCAAACTCTAGTCGTAGAAGTCTATTTAGAACAGCCGTTACCCTTACTATTCGTCCAAGACCTACCATTACCGTCACTAGTGCCCCTAATTGTGTTTTTAGGCTTTTTCAGCCCACTACTTATCAATTGGAGGTAACTGTTAGTTCTGGTAGTGTAACGAGTACGGCAGGTACGGTAACCAATACCGCTGGCAATAGATGGGCCATTACCGATGTGCCAAATGGTACGAACATTGTTGTCACGGTAACCGCTTCCAATGGCTGTACCAGTCAACTTCCCGTTACGGCACCCAATTGTTCCTGTCCTGTGGTAAATGCCCCTACCAGTGGTGGTAATAGAGCCTATTGCGTTGGAGATCCCGTGCCGAGTATTTCGGCATCTGTAGGTTTGGGGGAAACGGTAGATTGGTATAATGCGCCAAGTGGAGGAACGTTGCTATTAATGGGAAACACAACCTATACTCCCGCCGGGCCAGGAACCTATTACGCTGAAGCACGGAATACAACAACCAATTGCCTTAGTGGGGCAAGGACGGCCATTACCGTTACCAGAGATACTCCTTCTACGGCATCTATTGGACCAGACCAGTCTATTTTCACTGGAGGCAATGCTATTTTTACGGTCACTACTACCAATGCCGATACCTACCAATGGCAGGTCAGTATAGATGGGGGAACAGTCTTTAGCAATATAGCAAATGGATCGGAATATGCTGGAACACAGTCAACAGCCATGACTGTAATGAATGCGGGTGTAAATAAAAATGGCTATAGATATCGGGTTTTGGCTTCGAGATCTGGATCGGGCTGTCCACCTACAAATTCGGCTTCTGCATTATTGACCGTAAAGGTGAAAACAGTTATCACCAATAGAAGAATTACCCATAGGGTAAAGAAGAATTAA
- a CDS encoding beta strand repeat-containing protein has translation MPNFLEFLIKNNRSYLLIILLFWFSDVIGQQTYLDNFNTVSYSNNNGTGNYSGNWNDSEDGSPSNGRIDIAGGKLRFNNLDGRTISRTLNLTGATAVTLTLDYDATSLVGEGLDIELWNSGSSSWQIVGTINTSTTGTLSHTLTVNQISANSAIRFSGTDDKWGNGDTILIDNVLFNATFGPSISINDVTVTEEAGNAIFTITLDKNKPGGFNINFATANGSALAGSDYSTTSGTLSFVGTIGETKTITIPIIDNSYGESTENFFVTLSGGTNGIFISKNTGTGTITDTDPPIPNNTPLSLFEEFSGYFDYTTTGGSLRTQDNNTNACSVTGASSNTLNSPIPPGATIRKAYLQWAHSSQNPDDNVSFEGQNVIANMIYGSNIGSGRQFYGYLSDVTSILQAIPNPSTNVYDFTGLTIDNSNTYCSSATVLGGWTLMIFYELETLPAVTINLYQGFSGESNSSSTYTLGGFFAIGASGAKTTVISWEGDQTLSNNELLTVTSGTGTYALTGDGDNNGITVNNPFNSTIFDNTVSPVINQTNSYGLDLDTYNISPYITPGETTVTTTVQSGQDFVMVNSVVLKVPSNLITGTVFEDTNYGGGAGRNLVTSSGVGTAGASVELYNSLNTLVKTSITKPNGAYTIGGMANGNYRVRVVNSTVKSNRTGGAACSTCLPVQTFRRNYATVGGFTNVTNRVGGANPAGTDPAAGTITNAQTLSTVTITSEGVVGLDFGFNFNTIVNTNSSGQGSLEKFIVNTNNLGNAGLDIVANGIFDPAAGVDTSIFMIPPTGDPLGRTADVNYSGGYFNILISAGLPLTAITDTSTSIDGRTQTAYSGNTNTGTVGSGSTVVGTSAFALPNYDRPEIQVNKGTGDVFRIQGNNTTIRNIAVYAGNNAGIQVLGGSAIISNNLVGVNALGSNAGNIKYGVDITNGTTTIDGNYIATNTDAGIRVNGGTSTLIQNNYITDNGNSACSDNIKVQSGSGIIITRNLINRAASLGIDARGIVGNITISENTIRNSGLNGGICTGGIENVGIKLDGNNSTVSNNIINNNGGSGIVLTGGSTLGNLISRNSFYANGTTSSALGIDIDPSNTLGDGVTFNDNGDGDDGPNGLLNFPIIESLTTNGANLVIQGWARPGASIELFVSDVSEGSAALGDNRLGNSSDYGEGQTYLATLIEGTVGDLDAGMSNYSDVDGNSDTTNKFKFSIPLPFGLMVGQKITATATIANSTSEFSPLSTIKVSTIITNRRITYRVNKS, from the coding sequence ATGCCGAATTTTTTAGAATTTCTGATAAAAAACAATAGAAGCTATCTATTGATTATTTTGCTTTTTTGGTTCTCTGATGTAATTGGGCAACAGACCTATTTGGATAATTTCAACACTGTATCTTATTCAAACAATAATGGTACTGGAAATTATTCTGGAAATTGGAACGACAGCGAAGATGGCAGTCCATCCAATGGAAGAATCGATATTGCTGGCGGAAAATTAAGATTCAACAACCTAGATGGACGAACCATTAGCAGAACGCTAAATCTTACTGGTGCCACTGCAGTAACGCTTACATTAGATTATGATGCTACATCATTAGTTGGAGAAGGACTCGATATTGAGCTCTGGAACTCAGGTTCATCTTCATGGCAAATTGTTGGGACCATTAATACAAGTACAACGGGTACTTTATCGCACACGCTTACTGTCAATCAAATTTCTGCAAATTCTGCAATTCGTTTTTCAGGCACAGATGACAAATGGGGTAATGGGGATACTATATTAATAGATAACGTTCTGTTTAACGCCACATTTGGCCCAAGTATTTCAATCAATGATGTTACTGTGACGGAAGAGGCCGGAAATGCAATATTCACTATTACCTTAGATAAAAACAAACCCGGAGGTTTTAATATAAACTTTGCTACCGCAAATGGATCAGCCCTCGCTGGAAGTGATTATTCCACTACCTCAGGAACCTTAAGTTTTGTGGGAACGATAGGGGAAACCAAAACTATAACTATTCCAATCATTGATAATTCTTATGGTGAAAGTACTGAGAATTTCTTCGTGACTTTGTCTGGTGGCACCAATGGAATTTTTATTTCAAAAAATACAGGTACCGGTACCATTACCGATACCGATCCACCAATTCCAAACAATACGCCCCTATCGCTTTTTGAAGAATTTAGTGGCTATTTTGATTATACTACCACTGGTGGATCTTTAAGGACTCAAGATAACAATACCAATGCATGTTCTGTAACTGGAGCATCTTCAAATACCTTGAATTCACCAATTCCACCAGGGGCTACCATAAGAAAAGCTTACTTGCAATGGGCTCATTCAAGCCAAAATCCTGACGATAATGTAAGTTTTGAAGGACAAAATGTAATAGCAAACATGATATATGGGTCTAATATAGGCTCTGGTCGCCAGTTCTACGGTTACTTGAGTGATGTGACCAGTATTTTACAGGCTATACCCAACCCTTCAACCAATGTATATGATTTTACGGGGCTTACCATCGATAACTCGAATACTTATTGCTCTTCAGCTACGGTTTTAGGAGGATGGACGCTAATGATATTCTATGAATTGGAAACCTTACCTGCCGTAACAATTAACCTGTACCAAGGATTTAGCGGGGAAAGTAATTCCTCCTCGACATATACCTTGGGGGGCTTTTTTGCAATTGGGGCTAGTGGAGCAAAAACTACGGTGATTTCTTGGGAGGGCGATCAAACCTTAAGCAACAATGAATTGTTAACGGTTACTTCGGGTACCGGTACTTATGCTCTAACTGGTGATGGGGACAATAATGGCATTACAGTAAATAACCCATTCAACTCAACTATATTTGATAATACCGTAAGTCCAGTAATTAATCAGACTAACTCGTATGGTTTGGATTTGGATACCTATAATATTTCACCCTATATAACGCCTGGAGAAACCACGGTTACAACGACGGTCCAATCCGGACAGGATTTTGTGATGGTCAATTCGGTGGTGTTAAAAGTACCTTCCAACTTAATTACAGGAACGGTTTTCGAGGATACAAATTATGGAGGCGGAGCTGGCAGGAACTTGGTAACATCGAGTGGTGTGGGTACAGCTGGCGCATCTGTGGAACTTTATAACTCTTTGAATACCTTAGTAAAAACATCAATTACAAAACCAAATGGCGCTTATACTATAGGAGGTATGGCTAATGGTAACTACAGGGTTCGCGTTGTAAATAGTACAGTAAAATCAAATAGAACAGGAGGGGCGGCTTGTTCCACATGTTTACCAGTTCAAACTTTTAGGAGAAATTATGCCACCGTAGGTGGATTTACAAATGTAACAAACCGTGTAGGAGGTGCCAATCCAGCTGGTACAGATCCGGCTGCAGGTACTATTACCAATGCCCAAACACTATCGACGGTTACTATAACCAGTGAAGGGGTAGTAGGTCTGGATTTTGGTTTCAATTTTAATACTATCGTAAATACCAATAGTTCAGGGCAGGGATCCTTAGAAAAATTTATAGTAAATACCAATAATTTAGGAAATGCTGGTTTGGACATTGTTGCCAATGGAATTTTCGACCCAGCGGCAGGTGTAGATACCTCCATATTTATGATACCCCCTACTGGTGACCCTTTAGGTAGGACGGCCGATGTAAACTATTCTGGTGGCTATTTCAATATCCTTATCTCAGCTGGCTTACCACTCACAGCTATTACCGATACAAGCACCAGCATTGATGGACGGACACAAACAGCATATTCAGGCAATACCAATACAGGAACGGTGGGTTCAGGGAGTACCGTTGTAGGGACTTCTGCTTTTGCCCTACCTAATTACGACCGTCCAGAAATCCAGGTTAATAAGGGAACCGGAGATGTATTTCGTATACAAGGAAACAATACCACGATACGTAATATTGCGGTCTATGCAGGTAATAATGCCGGTATTCAAGTCCTTGGAGGATCCGCTATAATATCAAATAACTTAGTAGGGGTAAACGCCCTAGGGTCGAATGCCGGAAACATTAAATATGGGGTGGATATCACAAATGGCACCACAACTATTGATGGCAATTATATAGCAACTAATACTGACGCTGGGATACGGGTTAATGGTGGAACTTCTACCTTAATTCAGAATAATTACATTACCGATAATGGAAATTCTGCTTGCTCTGATAATATAAAAGTTCAGAGCGGATCTGGCATTATCATTACTAGAAATTTAATAAATAGAGCAGCTTCCTTAGGAATAGATGCTCGTGGTATTGTGGGTAATATTACTATCTCGGAGAATACAATTAGAAATTCAGGTTTAAATGGTGGAATCTGTACAGGGGGTATCGAAAATGTTGGAATAAAGCTAGATGGCAATAATTCTACAGTTTCTAATAATATTATTAATAACAATGGAGGTTCGGGTATCGTATTAACAGGAGGTAGCACCCTTGGAAATTTAATTTCCCGTAATTCGTTCTATGCCAATGGCACGACAAGTTCTGCTTTAGGAATTGATATTGATCCCTCTAACACCTTGGGAGATGGTGTAACATTTAATGATAATGGGGATGGGGATGATGGCCCAAATGGGCTGCTGAACTTTCCAATAATTGAGTCTTTAACTACCAATGGCGCCAACCTTGTAATCCAAGGATGGGCTAGACCAGGAGCTAGTATAGAACTTTTTGTTTCTGATGTTTCAGAAGGCTCAGCTGCCCTAGGGGACAATAGGCTGGGTAATAGTTCTGATTACGGTGAAGGGCAAACTTATTTAGCGACTTTGATAGAGGGTACTGTAGGGGATCTGGACGCAGGTATGTCTAACTATTCAGATGTTGATGGTAATTCGGATACTACCAATAAATTTAAATTCTCTATACCACTGCCCTTTGGACTCATGGTGGGACAAAAGATTACAGCTACAGCGACAATTGCCAATAGTACTTCAGAATTTTCACCTTTGTCAACAATTAAGGTCAGTACCATCATCACCAATAGAAGAATAACTTATAGGGTGAATAAGAGTTGA